CGCACCCGCACCACGGCCTCCACGACCTCCGGAGGTGCCACGAGGTACCCGACCCGCAGGCCCGCGAGCCCGTACACCTTGGAGAAGCTGTGCAGCACAGCCACCCGTCGACCGTCGCGGACCCAGCGCACGCCGTCCGGGTAGTCCGGTGCCGCAGCCCGGGCGAACTCCGCGTACGCTTCGTCCAGCACCACCAGGGCGTCCTCCGGCACTCGGTCCAGGAACGCCCCAAGCTCCGCCTCCGACACGTAAGTCCCGGTGGGGTTGTTGGGATTGCACACCATCACCAGGCTCGCGCCCCTGGCTGCCTCGGCCATCCGGGCCAGGTCATGACGGCCGCCGCCGTCCAGGGGGACCCGGACCTCCACCGCCTCCTGCAGCCGTGCGGTCGCCGGGTACATGGGGAAGCTGGGCCACGCGTACACCGCCGTCCGGCCGGCGTCCAGGTACGCCTCTGCCAGGAGCTTGAGCAACGCAGCACTGCCTGCCCCCACGACCACGTGCGCGGCAGAGACTCCGTGCCGTGCGGCCAGCGCCTCCCGCAGCTCAGCACAGTCGTCGTCGGGGTAGCGGGCCCACTTCGAGCTCGCGTGGGCTGACGCCTCCAGGGCCAGCGGGGAAGGGCCCAGAGGGTTCTCGTTGGACGCCAGGTACACCAGGGAGGCTGAGCCCTCCGCGCGGACAGGGAAACGCTCCCCCGACACGTACGCGGGGATGTCTTTGAGCACGGCCCTGGCATGGGGATCCATCGCCGCCCCGGCGAAGATGGGGTTCGCCCCGATCCGGCCGCTTCCTTGTGGGGTCGCCATGCAATTTCGGTGGGGGCGTCAGCGGGGGTGCGAGAGGCCGTGCTAGAATGGATGGCGAGTGCGGTGGCCGTAGCTCAGTCCGGTTAGAGCGCCTGGCTGTGGCCCAGGAGGTCGCGGGTTCGAATC
The window above is part of the Armatimonadota bacterium genome. Proteins encoded here:
- the hisC gene encoding histidinol-phosphate transaminase, whose product is MATPQGSGRIGANPIFAGAAMDPHARAVLKDIPAYVSGERFPVRAEGSASLVYLASNENPLGPSPLALEASAHASSKWARYPDDDCAELREALAARHGVSAAHVVVGAGSAALLKLLAEAYLDAGRTAVYAWPSFPMYPATARLQEAVEVRVPLDGGGRHDLARMAEAARGASLVMVCNPNNPTGTYVSEAELGAFLDRVPEDALVVLDEAYAEFARAAAPDYPDGVRWVRDGRRVAVLHSFSKVYGLAGLRVGYLVAPPEVVEAVVRVREPFQVSSPAQAAALAALGDQNHVARTLQVVAEGRTRLHQLAERLHLRTYPSVANFVWLDVGRPADQVGRDLLRRGVVVRPGPPGATWIRVSVGTPVEVDRFETALRDVIPAGG